The DNA sequence TTATAATGTAAGCAATTGTTAGCTTATAAAAGGATGTTTTGATGCCATTACAAAATAGGGTTAACCCAAAAGGTGAAATTAAAGCTGTAAAATCAAGAGGTGCATTTCTTGGAAATCGTGGCATTATCCATAATGAGGAAAAAGAAATTATTTCACCTTTTAAAATAAAAGGTTGGGTGACTTGTCAATTAGAATTCAAAGGTAGAAAACGAGAGTTAATGGCAAAAGGTAAATATACTGAGCTATTTTTTTTAGATGAAGCAACAGCATTTTCAGCAGGGCATCGTCCTTGTGCTGAATGCAGAAGAACAAGATACAATGAATTTAAAACTAAATGGCTAGAAGCAAATCAAAGCTTACTTCTTGATAATTCAACAAGTATAGCTAATATTGATAAAATTATTCACCAAGATAGAATCAATAAAAAACAAAAAGTTACCTATCAAGATAAAATGAATTTATTACCAAAGGGTACAATGATTCAGATTAATAATATTGAATATTTAATTTGGAACAATAAAATTTTCAAATGGACATTTCAAGGCTACGAACCTACAAATATTCATATAACCGATACACATGTTACAATATTGACACCAAAATCGTATGTTGAAATGTTTAAGAAAGGGTTTATTCCTGCGGTTCATATCAGTTTGCAAACAGAAAGCTAACGAGATATTGGAGAGAAATATAAACGATACTTGAGTGTATCAAATTGCTTCATTTAGGAGGTTTTTATGCCATTTTTATTGCTTTTAATTGCACTGTTTATTTTTGCATTACTTCGTGGCGAGCATAATGCGTCGTTTGTTATTTTGATGATGATTGTGGCCGCACTACTTGCAACATACTACAAACCATTTAGAGACTCTTTGAGAGAATTTTTTTAGGAGGTATTTATGTCGGCTTTAGAAATTGCACTTCTTCCCTTGGTACTTTTTACCGTTGCCATAGGGAAATTTAGATACGAAAATAAATATTTTACATACCACTTTATGGAACGAAAATCTTGATTTTTCACTCCACTTTAGCTATACTCACTCTATGAAAAAACAAAAATGGATATGGGAATATGATGAGTATCCCAATTTTAGATACGATAAAGCCAAACTAGAACCACTGTTAAGAGATATTGCTTATGAACAAGGCAAACTAAAATCTTTTATGCTATTGATGGATAAAGAGAGCACAAACTATTCATTAGCTCAAACTTTAGAAAATGAGATCATAGCAAGTTGTGAAATAGAGGGTGAAATATTAAACCGTCAAAGTGTTCGTTCCTCCATCAAACAAAAACTTGGACTTGAATCAGATGCACATTATAAAGCTGTAAAAAAAGAGGATAATTATGTAGATATTCTTATCGATGCGAATACAAACTATGATGAAGATTTAACACTTGATAAACTCTTTGGTTGGCATCATGCTATGTTTGAAAAAGGGTATAGTGGATTTTCAAAGATTAAAGTAGCCCAGTTTAGAGGAGAAGGTGCTATGCAAGTAGTTTCTGGTGATTATGGTAAAGAGAGAATCCATTACGAAGCACCGCCTTATGATACTCTTAATGATGAAATGAATAGTTTTATAAAATGGTTCAATGATGCTCCTACAACTCTTGAAAAAGCAGCTATTACTCACCTTTGGTTTGTAATTATCCATCCATTTGACGATGGCAATGGAAGAATCACAAGAGCATTAACTGATAGAGTATTATCAAAATTAGAACAATCTACTTTTTCAAAAATATATACCATGTCAAAGAGTATCTATGAAGACAGAATTGGTTATTATGAAGCTTTGGATAAAACAACTGGAAGATTTGCTAAAGATGATCCGCTAGATATTACTTACTGGATGGAGTGGTTTTTTAAAACCTTGCACCATGCACTGTTAGATGCCGGGAAACAGCTAAACTATGTTGTGGAAAAAACGAAGTTTTGGGATGCACATAGAGAAGATGAACTAAATATAAGACAAATAAAAGTACTTAATAGACTTCTTGATATTGGAAGTGAAAACTTTAAAGGTGATCTTACAAAAGCAAAATATGTAAAAATTGCCGACACTGCTGAAACTAATGCTTCAAGGGATATATCAGATTTATTGGCAAAAGGGTGTATTAAACAAGTAGAGGGTACGATAGGTAGAGGAACTAGATATACTATTAATCATATTCCTTAGTACTCTTTACCATTGTGGTTGCCATAGGAAAATTTAGATACGAAAACGGTTACTCAGAATATAGCCCTTACTATAAATACAAATAAAATACACTATTTAGTATAGAAAGTATATAATTATTGGATTATCTATATAAAATTATAGATTTTATGCTATAATCTTTCTTATGAAAACTATCGAGATTAAAAATGCTTTACCACTGTCAGTTTTTTCCCATGAGATGCTTTATGCACTGCTGGAAAAATCAGTGAGCAATGTAAACGATAAGATCTCAAACCTCGTAAAAAGTGGTGAACTTGTACGACTCAAAAAAGGTTTTTATACTTTTTCTAAAGCCTACCTTACAAAACCGATAGATCTCATCAGTGTTGCAAACACTCTTTATACTCCTTCTTATGTCTCTTTTGACTATGCTCTGAGCTACTACAGGATGATACCTGAGAGGGTAAGTGAAATCACATCTGCTACAAGTAAAAACGAAAAACTTTTTGAAACTCCCGTAGGAAGATTTAGCTATAAAAAAGTATCTCTCAAAGTTTACTCTTTAGGGATTGACTGGCTTTATGATGATGTTGAAGGCGGAAGATTTATAGCAACTCCAGAAAAAGCTCTGTGCGATAAGATACGCTACGATAGAGGTATCGGTACTCTTACTCAAGGTGCGATGGTAGATTACCTCAAATATGATCTGCGACTTGAGATCGCAAAGCCGTTGGATGCTGGGCTTATAGAAGAGATAGCCATCGCATATAGATCACGAAATCTCAAAACGCTCTCTCAAGTAGTTGAAAAAGGAAAGCTATGAAACATCCAGCACTTATAAAAATGCTCGAAAAATATGACCTCTCAAATCCTAATGCCAGCTTTGATGCTCTTAGAGAGATACTGCAAGAGATAGTACTGTTAGGATTATATGATGCAGGTTTTTTCAAACACGCTGCTTTTTACGGTGGAACGGCTCTTAGAATACTGCATAACTTACCTAGATTTTCAGAAGATTTGGATTTTTCACTTCTTGAGTCAAACCAAAAGTTTAACCTAAAACCTTATGAAGATGCGATTATCTCAACTTTAAAAGCTTTTGGCTTTGATGTAACCATAGAGATAAAAGAGAAAAACAATAGCAGTGCCATAGCCTCAGCTTTTGTAAAAGGCAACACGATTGAGCATCTCATAAATATAAATGCCCCAAAAGATATAACGAGTAAAATCCATAGAGATCAAGCTGTAAAGATAAAACTTGAAGTAGATACAAACCCACCGCTGGAGTTTGAAACACAAAACATTATAAGACTAACTCCACGACCGTTTTCTATAAATGCTTTTACTTTGCCGTCTCTTTATGCAGGAAAAATGCATGCCATACTTTGCCGTGCATGGAGTAGCAGACCAAAAGGGCGTGACTGGTATGACTTGGTTTGGTACATAGCAAACGATGTAGAACTTGATGTAAAACACTTAAAAGCGAGACTCTCTCAAAGCTGTAAATACCTAGAAGCAAATAAGATAAATATACCAGATGAGCTTACAAAACAAAACATAAAAGAGCTGCTTTTACAAAGGATAGAGAGCCTTGATGTAGCAAAAGCAAAAAATGATATACAGCCGTTCATAAAAGATATGAGAGAAATTGAACTTTGGTCAAAAGAGTTTTTTGTAGCAATAATTGAGAATATAAAAGTGAAGTAGCTTAATTATGACACTTCAACAACTCCATCAAAAATTACAATATTTAGAATCTGAAAAATCAAAACTTGAAAATGAGATTCTTCAAATAAAAAAGCAAATAGAACAACTCTCACCTTTTACAAAAGAGCAGAAAATCGAACTTTTTAAATCGCTTTTTATAGGTAGAGGTGATGTGTTTGCAAAATATTGGCTTAGCCGTGATGGACTTAAAAAAGGATATTCTCCAGCAACTTACACTTTTAAAGGAAATGATTATATCCCTGTGTCAAATGAGATTATTCAACAGCATCTTGAAGGTAAAATTAGGCTTGGCACTTATGTAGTAGTAAATCAAACTATGGCGAAGTTTTTAGTGATAGATTTGGATAAAGCAAGTTTTGTGGAGGATGCGAGGGCAATAAAACAAATATCATCATCTCTTGGACTAAAGCCACTTTTTGAGATTTCAAAATCTGGTAACGGTATCCATATTTGGTACTTCTTTGAGCTTCCTATAAAAGCAAAAGATGTAAGAAAACTAGGCGATATTATCATCACAAAAGCTATGGATTCAAGTAGTGGAATCGATATGTCAAGCTATGATAGAATGTTTCCAAACCAAGATTTTGTAGCTCCTGATGCACTGGGCAATCTAGTGGCACTGCCACTGCATTATGGCTCAAGAAATGAAAATAAAACAGTTTTTGTAGATATGGATACCATGCAGCCCTTTGTAAATCAATGGGAAATCTTGCAAAACATTTATAAAATATCCATCTATCAAGTAGCGGCAATTTTACGAGAGCATTTACTAAATTTAAACAGTGATGAAAACCTTATGCCATGGGAAATTAAACAAGATAAACCACTGGTTTTTCCGAAAACAACAAAAGCTGTATTGTACGATGCTTTATATATCGAAAAACAAAACCTATCTAAAGGGGTCCTCAATAAACTTCAAAGACTCTCAAGCTTTTCAAATCCAGAGTTTTTTGTATTGCAAAATTTACGAAAGTCAACCTTTAACACTCCAAGAATTATCACATCATTTGATATCAATGAAAGATACATTATCGTTCCCAGAGGGCTTACAAACAAGGTTTTAAGCCTTTTCAGTTCTCATAAAGCAAAACTTTTTATTGAAGATAAACGATTTGTAAAACCTATAGATAAACTAAATTTCACTCTTACTTTAAAAGATGAGCAGCAAATAGCACTTGAAAAAGTTTTAAATCAAAACTACTCAGTTTTAATTGCACCTCCAGGGTTTGGAAAAACAGCAGTTGCAGCAGCGGTTCTTGAAAAAAGAGGTGTCAATACACTGATATTAGTCAATAAAAGCAATCTTCTTGATCAATGGGTTGAGCGACTTTGTGAGTATTTTCAAATTGATATTAAAGCTATTGGAAAACTTGGCAATGGAAAGAAAAAACTAAACTCAAATTTAGATATAGCAACATTGCAGTCACTAAAAAATAGACCAGAACTTATAGAAGA is a window from the Sulfurimonas crateris genome containing:
- a CDS encoding nucleotidyl transferase AbiEii/AbiGii toxin family protein — translated: MKHPALIKMLEKYDLSNPNASFDALREILQEIVLLGLYDAGFFKHAAFYGGTALRILHNLPRFSEDLDFSLLESNQKFNLKPYEDAIISTLKAFGFDVTIEIKEKNNSSAIASAFVKGNTIEHLININAPKDITSKIHRDQAVKIKLEVDTNPPLEFETQNIIRLTPRPFSINAFTLPSLYAGKMHAILCRAWSSRPKGRDWYDLVWYIANDVELDVKHLKARLSQSCKYLEANKINIPDELTKQNIKELLLQRIESLDVAKAKNDIQPFIKDMREIELWSKEFFVAIIENIKVK
- a CDS encoding Fic family protein, with protein sequence MKKQKWIWEYDEYPNFRYDKAKLEPLLRDIAYEQGKLKSFMLLMDKESTNYSLAQTLENEIIASCEIEGEILNRQSVRSSIKQKLGLESDAHYKAVKKEDNYVDILIDANTNYDEDLTLDKLFGWHHAMFEKGYSGFSKIKVAQFRGEGAMQVVSGDYGKERIHYEAPPYDTLNDEMNSFIKWFNDAPTTLEKAAITHLWFVIIHPFDDGNGRITRALTDRVLSKLEQSTFSKIYTMSKSIYEDRIGYYEALDKTTGRFAKDDPLDITYWMEWFFKTLHHALLDAGKQLNYVVEKTKFWDAHREDELNIRQIKVLNRLLDIGSENFKGDLTKAKYVKIADTAETNASRDISDLLAKGCIKQVEGTIGRGTRYTINHIP
- a CDS encoding type IV toxin-antitoxin system AbiEi family antitoxin domain-containing protein → MKTIEIKNALPLSVFSHEMLYALLEKSVSNVNDKISNLVKSGELVRLKKGFYTFSKAYLTKPIDLISVANTLYTPSYVSFDYALSYYRMIPERVSEITSATSKNEKLFETPVGRFSYKKVSLKVYSLGIDWLYDDVEGGRFIATPEKALCDKIRYDRGIGTLTQGAMVDYLKYDLRLEIAKPLDAGLIEEIAIAYRSRNLKTLSQVVEKGKL
- a CDS encoding DEAD/DEAH box helicase yields the protein MTLQQLHQKLQYLESEKSKLENEILQIKKQIEQLSPFTKEQKIELFKSLFIGRGDVFAKYWLSRDGLKKGYSPATYTFKGNDYIPVSNEIIQQHLEGKIRLGTYVVVNQTMAKFLVIDLDKASFVEDARAIKQISSSLGLKPLFEISKSGNGIHIWYFFELPIKAKDVRKLGDIIITKAMDSSSGIDMSSYDRMFPNQDFVAPDALGNLVALPLHYGSRNENKTVFVDMDTMQPFVNQWEILQNIYKISIYQVAAILREHLLNLNSDENLMPWEIKQDKPLVFPKTTKAVLYDALYIEKQNLSKGVLNKLQRLSSFSNPEFFVLQNLRKSTFNTPRIITSFDINERYIIVPRGLTNKVLSLFSSHKAKLFIEDKRFVKPIDKLNFTLTLKDEQQIALEKVLNQNYSVLIAPPGFGKTAVAAAVLEKRGVNTLILVNKSNLLDQWVERLCEYFQIDIKAIGKLGNGKKKLNSNLDIATLQSLKNRPELIEEYSQIIIDEVHHIPAISFEIPLRKFKGKYVLGLSATPARQDGMHPIMFMQCGDIAYESKKEIRKIHTLKTVVSSFEAISNDFGLILNEMVEDFDKNNLIISEIEKLKDRNILVLSERIEHLNILYHLLDAKGLKSILIHGGLKSKMKKEFLKEANNSSIILSTSSFIGEGIDFSHLDTIVLTMPVSYWGRIVQYLGRIGRNGQECIAVDFFDENTPMLRSSFHKRQRGYKKMGYVPLDEKGLF